Genomic segment of Bubalus kerabau isolate K-KA32 ecotype Philippines breed swamp buffalo chromosome 6, PCC_UOA_SB_1v2, whole genome shotgun sequence:
ATGAATAGCAGTTTGCCAAGCAGATAACAACAAAAGatattccaatatatatatatatgaaatagtaTGATATATTCAGAAATGTTTATGAAGTTAATTACTGGTTGAGCACAAAGAAGAATAGGGAATAAACAGATGTGGTTGTAGAGTGGCCACAGTCCAGATTATGAGGAACCCTGGATACCATGCTAGAAAGAGCTTGGATTTCTTTCCAAGGTTAAATACTAGTTGAGTAAAAGCTGCATTTATGAATGGCCACTAAGgtttcagacggtaaagaatccacctgcaatgcaggaaacccaggttcgatccctaggtcaggaagatcccctggagaagggcaaggcaaccaactccagtatcctttcctggagaactccatggacagaggagactggtgggttacactgtatggggtcacaaagagttggacaagactgagcggcttagcacacacacatgcacacactaagGGCTCATAAACAGACTTAAGTAAAGAGATAAAAGAGCCTCTGCAGTCATTATCCATTCCAAGAGGTAATAATATCATGGGTGACACCTTGACTGGAAtcttaaataagaaaacaagtttaaaaaagaCAGCTTGACTAGATGATCTTTGGGGTTCTTTCTAAAGATCTGATATCATGATTTATCAACATTTGGTCTCTGATGTCCCTGCACACACTCCACTCAACTTCAATTAAAGTTGATAATTCATTATCAACACATTATGCTTCATACCTTGTTGAACATCAAAGAGGTCTCTGGCAGGTGGGGTTGATACTAGCCCAGATTTGGGAGCTGCTAATGCAATCTCAGGTGGGTGGGTAGGGAAGTGACAAGGTGAAGATGGGGGTGGAACTGGACTTGTTTGGGAATGAATTGGGACATCTCAAAGAGAGCAGCTCCTCCCTAACATGGACCATTATTCCTTCTATAAAAGGCTACTATCCCCACTAGCAGCACCCTGTAAGCTACTTCAGCCTCCATCCTACTTGTTCCTCTGGTGAACCAGGTAAGTGAGGAGAATTTAGGGGTATAAATTATGAGAATCCAAGATGTGCTGTAAGGCAAACAGGCTCTGGGTACCAGGCTCCTTTTTAATATATGTACTTGGGGGAACTTTGGTATACGTTTAACTTTGTTGAGGAGGAAAGTAAAGACTGAGACGAGTAGTACCTCCTTCTTTGGGGTCATTTCCTTAAAGATCACAATGCTCAAGTTATCCACCAGGAAAGTTGCCTCCTTTGAGATTTTTCTCTCTGATGTAAAGCCTAAGAGTCGTGCTCATCATCCGCAGTCACAcgcaactctttgctaccccatagactgtagtctgtcaggctcctctgtccatggaattctctaggcaagaatactggagtggattgccatttcctcctccaggggatctttctgacccagggattgcactcacatctcctgggtctcctgcattggcaggattctttaccactcactggaccacttgggaagcccaaagcctGAGGGTCAGTCCtgcttaaagaataaaaacagaagcTGAGCCTCATAGCCAACAGCCCCTAGCTCCATATTGCCTAGGTTTATGCTTGGCTTTGCCTTCTTAGTCTACTTCCTCTGGCCTAGAGTCTTGAGCATCCAAGTGAGTCCTGGTGCCTCTCAGCTAGAGTCAGGCACAAACAAAGATGATGGGGCTGTCCCTCCCTAGAGTGAGGGTTTGGATCCAGAGACAAACTGAGGAAATGGATAGACTAGAGCACCTAGGATTCCTATAGCTCCACAACAAAGCTCTTAAAACTACCCCTGGTAGAAGGAGGGAACCTGAAACAGAAAGTGATTGCTGCTGCATTTACTCAGGCATAGAAAGAAGAGACACTGTTCCTAATTACATCACTTTCTTGCTACTTGGGTTGAACCAGTCATTCAACTCTGGATTGgttcttgattgcgacaggatgAAATTAATTATGGCTGACTATAATTATAACGCTGCACAATTATTACAAATGACTCTACTTATCTATTTAAACATGAGAAAAGGATAATAGTAGGTGGATCTCTGTCCTTATTTTCCCTCTAGGTTAATTTGAATTTACAAAAGGATGTCAAAACTCCTACAAAGCATTGTTACTGTCATCGATATTTTCTACCAATATGCCAACCAGGATGGGGAGTGTGACATGTTGAACAAGGCAGAACTGAAAGAACTTTTGGAAAATGAGTTTGGTCAAATTCTGAAGGTAAGGCGTCCATGTCAGGACTGAACACAGCTGCAATTCTTTTCGCCACCCCTTCCTACCTTTCTGTCATAGATGCCAAACTCATAGAGGACTTTTCCTACTTGGTGATAAAGAACAGAGTTTAGCAAAGGCTTGCAGTAAGGTCAAAAGTTGATCCATAATTTTTCCATAACATGTCCAAGGGAAGTGATCCTACTAAAAAATAGGGGGAAAATCAATGGATTAAATAATGTCCTGTGTGAGTAATTCTTCTGGAAAGAAACTGAGCTGGTTCTCAGAAAAGCTGAAAAATAGATGAAATTTATCTTATTccctttctttgcctttcttcAGATATCCTGACCACTGTCCATTTCTGAGATTCTGGCATAATAATGCTTCTGAGTTCAGGAAATTAGCATGTTACTCCTAAATCATAAAATAAAGTAACTACCACCCTCTAATGTTAGCTAAGGAGTAAATATTTGTAAACTTAGATCTAGCTCTTGATCTTCAATTCATTAAATAAAGCTGTGTACTGAATAGTTTTATTTGGATTCCTATGGAGGTCTTAAATTTGATACCAGATGCAAAACTCATCATCTTCCCCTCTAAACTCCTTACTCCTCTTCAACCAAGGCATAATCTGGTGCCATTCTTGGCTTTCTCTCTCAGCAGGATCCTCCACCCTCCAACCCCATAAAATTCACCAACAGTCTCTCAACAGCTCATTTCTCTCCATCACTATTACTAGTCCTTGGGTTCAGACCACCTTCTACTTCCAAGCTCAACATTATATGCAAATCGAAGCATTTCACAACTCAACTCAAAATCCTTCACAGTTTCCAGCTCTAAAATTCCAAATTTCCTTAACACAACTCAAAATGCATGATCTAGTCCTGATTCATCTCTCCAGCCATATCTCTTGACTATTGAGACTGCACATTTAGCAATTCTGAATCTCTCAGTTCCTTGCTTCCTTTCAACTCCAGCTCTCTGTTCATATTGTTCCCTCTGTCTGCAACAacctttctcccctcccctttccccatctCTTCATTTGACTAATTCAACCCATCATTCGAAAGACATCACTGCCTCTCATTAACCATCCTTGAACCCCCAGTGGTTGTTATTATTTATACATTAGCTAATCATATTCATTTGACccattccttaaaaaataattccCTGTTCCTTGTCATCCCCAGTTGCATCCtcttctaggtcttcattgcatattcctttctctctttctgcccAGAATAGggcagtccagcctaaaggactATGAGATTGAGCTCCACTTAATTAAGCTAAGCACTCACATGTCTACAGTCTTCCTTCAATTAGTTAGCTCAGTGTGTGCTCCACATTCACAGAGCTTCCTTTTGTACTTTGTTCCTATACAGAATCCAGATGATCCAGACACTGTAGATATCATCATGCAAAATCTAGATCACGACCATAACAAGAAAGTAGAATTTACTGAGTACCTTCTGATGATATTCAAGCTGGCTCGGGCCTGTAATAAAATCATCAGCAAAGATTACTGCCAAGCTTCAGGGTCAAAGCAAAGAGATCACAGTCACCAGGACCAAGAGGAACAGAGTGAAACAGAAGAGGAGGATGAAGGGCAAAAATCATCTTCCAGTAACTTAAGTTGGAGTGAAGGAGAGAACGATTCCCATTCCAGAGGCTCGGGAGGTAGCATTAGACACAGATCTAGGTCCAGCTCCAGAATAACTGGGCATCAAGGAGGCTTGTCTCGTTGTAGGGACAGGCAAAGCTCTAGGGAAAG
This window contains:
- the LOC129656391 gene encoding hornerin-like, which produces MSKLLQSIVTVIDIFYQYANQDGECDMLNKAELKELLENEFGQILKNPDDPDTVDIIMQNLDHDHNKKVEFTEYLLMIFKLARACNKIISKDYCQASGSKQRDHSHQDQEEQSETEEEDEGQKSSSTLNNVVLDLVSVLAMSNMNYKGDVGQVQVELMVGIVDPK